GGAGAGTGAACAACGTGTAGAATCCTCCATCAAATACCATGGCTATCGCATGCCCCGTCAAAAGGTGGTGGTGAACCTGGCTCCTGCGGATATCAAAAAAGAGGGTTCCGCTTATGATCTGCCTATTGCGCTGGGAATTTTACAGGGTTCGGAGCAGGTCACCTTCCCCGATCTGGAAAAGTACGTGATCATGGGAGAGCTATCACTGGATGGTATGCTTCGTCCCATCAAAGGGGCGCTTCCCATTGCCATTGAGGCTCGAAAAAAAGGATTCAAGGGATTTATTTTACCCAAAGAAAATGCTTCTGAGGCGGCCATCGTGGACGACATAGAGGTAATAGGTGTTGAGACCATCAAGGAAGCCATTGAGCACCTGGATGGCACCGCGCCAATAGAGCCACTGCATCATGACACCCGCGACGTTTTCTTTTATGACCTGGATCAGGTGGATGCAGACTTTGCAGACGTGCAAGGTCAGGAAAACATCAAGCGGGCCATGGAAATAGCGGCTGCCGGAGGACACAATGTCATCATGATCGGGCCTCCCGGCGCAGGCAAGACCATGCTGGCGAAAAGACTCTCCTCCATTTTGCCGCCTTTGTCGCTACATGAAGCCCTGGAGACCACCAAGATTCATTCTGTAGCCGGAAAGCTGGGTGGCAATGGCAAGCTGATTGCCAATCGACCCTTTCGCTCACCTCACCACACCATTTCTGATGTGGCACTGGTAGGCGGTGGAGGTATTCCGCAGCCAGGGGAGATTTCTCTGGCCAATAATGGCGTACTTTTTCTCGATGAACTTCCCGAATTTAAAAGAACCGCACTCGAGGTGATGCGTCAGCCGCTGGAAGAGCGACGGGTGACCATTTCCAGAGCCAAGATTTCCATTGACTACCCGGCCAACTTCATGCTGGTGGCCAGTATGAATCCATGCCCATGCGGGTATTATAATCATCCGGAAAAAGAATGTGTGTGTGGACCAGGTGTGGTGCAGCGCTATCTCAATAAGGTAAGCGGACCCCTGCTGGATCGCATCGACCTGCATGTGGAGGTCACTCCGGTTTCTTTTGATCAAATGACCGCCGACCGAAAAGCGGAATCCAGCCTGGAGATCAGGGCCCGGGTGATCAGGGCTCGAGAGATTCAAAAAGACAGATTTAAGGACTCGCCAGAAGTTTTCAACAATGCCATGATGGGCTCCAGCACCACCAAGGAGCTTTGCAAAATCAATGAGGGCGGAAAAGTGCTGCTGAAAACGGCGATGGAGAAACTCGGGCTCTCCGCCCGGGCCTATGACCGGATTCTGAAAGTGTCCCGAACCATTGCCGACCTGGCAGCCAGCGAAGACATCAAGATAGAGCACCTGGCAGAAGCCATTCAGTACCGCAGCCTGGACCGGGAGGGTTGGGCCGGGTAGAGCAGGTTATTTTTTATGGAGCTTGTCCATTCCTCACTTCCTCATTCGTCTTAAGGTCAGAAATCATAGAAACCTTAAAATTTGAATGACATGAAAAAGTTCTTAGTAATCTATCACGCATCGGCTGAAGCAATGGCTGCAATGTCACAGGCGACACCCGAGCAAAGAGGGGAAGCGATGAAACCCTGGATGGCCTGGAAAGAAGCCCTGGGAGATAAAATGCTCGACCTGGGGGCACCCCTTTCAGGGGGAGTGAAAATCAAGCCTAATGGATCAACAGAGGCTTCAAAAAAGGAAGTGACGGGCTATTCCATGATTCAGGCAAAGGACCTGGCGGCGGCTCAATTGCTTTTGGCGGGACACCCGCACCTGCAGAGTGGTTGCGACATTGAGCTCCACGAAGCAATGGCTATGTAAACAACCAGAAAACAGTCCATGGCATTGATCCCGTGGACTGTTTTAACTCTGCGTCTGATAGTTTTTCACCCCTTTGTAAAACAGCCAGTACATCGCCAGCATCAAAAAGTGGGCAATATCATCGCGCGTAAACCACGATGGGTGGATATCCAGGCCAGCCACTTTCACACCTGCCATCACAAAAAGAAAGGCCATTCCCTGTAGAAAATACTTATAGTTCGTTGCACCGGCTTTCATGCGCTGATAGGAAAGTACTCCCACAAAGACAAAAAATCCGGCGGTATGCACCATTACCCATTTGAATGAAAAGTCCAGGATCAGCAGGATCAATGTGGCGAAAAACTTGCTACGGATAACGTTGATGAGCATTTGCCTTTTTTTGCTATCAGAGACATCCAAAGTCATGGCATACTCCGCCGCTACCCCTCCCAAAATGGCGATTGACCATCCTGGGATTTTACCGGGCATGTCCACATATTCAAAGAGCAGGTGAGAAAACCCACCGAAAACAAGCGAAATCGAATAGGCCAGGAAAAACCACGACCAGTATTTTTTGAAGGGCTCTTCTGATCCCTTGAGGCGGGTATAAAGTATTCCGCAAAGGGAAGCCAGAACCCAATTCATTAGCGTGCTGAGCGGCTCCAGGAGCGTGAGACCAAAGAGCTCAAATGTGACCTTTTCCAATAGCTTTTATTGTTGGTGAGAAATTGGTTAAAACGTTTGGAGAGGCGAAACTAAATAAGTTAGTCCTAAGATATTCCTTAAATTGGCCATTACTTCCTGAAGCTAATATTGGTTCATGATCCGGATGACCCTCAAACTATTCGCAATTTTACTCGTGCTGATTGGCGCTTTGGCCATTGCCACCCTGACTGTGGTGGATAGAAACCATTATGAGAAGAGGCCTTTTTATCGGGAAATGGACCTCAGGCTGGACTCTCTCGCCGAGGCTTTTGCCCTTCAGCCAAATCAGGATTCTTTGCACATTGGTTGGTCCAGGGTAAATATCACCCCAACAGAAAAAGTCCCCCTAGCGGGATATGGAGCTCGCGACCCCAAGGAAATGACGGGAATTCATGATTCGAGTTTTGTCCGTACGGTGGTCTTTCAGAAGGGGTCTCAAAAAGTAGCAGTGGTCACGGCTGATCTGCTCATTATTCATCCGGAACTATCGAGAGCTGTGTGGAGAGGCCTACCCGCGGGCTGGTCATCTGATCAAATCTATTTCACGGCATCACACACCCATTCTGGTCAGGGCGGGTGGGCTCCCGGGACGGTGGGGCGTTTATTTGCCGGAGATTTTGATGCCTCCCGGGTGGATTTTCTCACTTCCAAAATCCTCCAATCCATTCAGGAAGCGAGTGATGCTCTTGAGCCTGGTGAAATAGCGGTGGGTGAGCTGGCAGTAGATGATCTGGTGAAGAACAGGCTGGCCAAAGACAAAGGAATTGAGGATCCCTGGATGAAAGTGATACAGCTTCGCAAAGGGGTGGCCAAAGGGTTTCTCGTCTTTTATAGCGCTCATGCCACCTGCTTTGGTTCGGATTTCAACCAGCTGTCTGGAGATTTTCCGGCCAGGTTCAACCTCCTGATGGAGGCTGACAGTGCCATCACCTTCTCTGCATATGGCGCCAGTGCCGTGGGGAGTATGGGTCCGGATGTGCCTGGAGCCCACCCAGCAGGCAATGTTGAAAAAATAGCTGAAGAACTGAGGCAGCAGGCCGTACTCTTCAGCCTTCTTGGCGCGGGGCACAGGCAGGTGTCTGCCCTCACGTCGTTTCGACTGAGCGTACCCTTACCGGATCCGGCCTTCAAAATATCAAAACACCTGGCCTTGAGGCCTTACTTGTTCAAATGGGCCTTTGGCAACTACCCCCATTATGTGTCGGTGATGGTTTTGGGTGAAACGCTCCTTATCGGAATGCCTTGTGATTTTTCTGGCGAGCTGGCGGTGCCCCTTTATGAGAAAGCGAGGGCCCTGGGTTACCAGCTTGTTATTACCTCATTCAACGGCGACTATGCCGGCTATGTAATCAAAGATGAATGGTATGATCTTCCCAAATATGAAGCCCGTACCATGAGCTGGTATGGCCCGTATGCCGGTCAGTACTTTACGGAGATAATCAATCGAATAATTAGTACCATAGATGAAAATAACCAAACCAACACTCCTGATAGATGAGACCAAAGTCAGGAAGAACATCCGGATAATGGCCGAAAAGGCCCGTAAAAGTGATGCGATCCTGCGCCCTCATTTTAAAACACATCAATCAGCCACCATAGGCCGCTGGTTTGCTGAGGAGGGGATCACATGCGCTACCGTTTCTTCGGTGGATATGGCCAGGTATTTTGCGGATGCAGGGTGGAAAGACCTCACCATTGCTTTCCCTTATAACCCGTTGGAGGCAGAAGCCATACAAAAGCTGGCCAGTGAAATTCGGCTGAATGTTTTGATCGTATCGAAAGAGGCTCTGGAGCACCTGAACAATCATGTGGATGCTCCTGTGGGGTATTTCATCAAACTGGATGTGGGTACCCATCGGACAGGGGTGATGCCGGATAATTTTACGGAGATCCAGGCCATGGCAAAAAGCAATCAACCACACCATGTACTGAAAGGGTTGCTGGCT
This Marinoscillum sp. 108 DNA region includes the following protein-coding sequences:
- a CDS encoding YifB family Mg chelatase-like AAA ATPase; this encodes MLAKTYGSAVYGVNAYTITIEVNVGQGTRFYMVGLPDSAVKESEQRVESSIKYHGYRMPRQKVVVNLAPADIKKEGSAYDLPIALGILQGSEQVTFPDLEKYVIMGELSLDGMLRPIKGALPIAIEARKKGFKGFILPKENASEAAIVDDIEVIGVETIKEAIEHLDGTAPIEPLHHDTRDVFFYDLDQVDADFADVQGQENIKRAMEIAAAGGHNVIMIGPPGAGKTMLAKRLSSILPPLSLHEALETTKIHSVAGKLGGNGKLIANRPFRSPHHTISDVALVGGGGIPQPGEISLANNGVLFLDELPEFKRTALEVMRQPLEERRVTISRAKISIDYPANFMLVASMNPCPCGYYNHPEKECVCGPGVVQRYLNKVSGPLLDRIDLHVEVTPVSFDQMTADRKAESSLEIRARVIRAREIQKDRFKDSPEVFNNAMMGSSTTKELCKINEGGKVLLKTAMEKLGLSARAYDRILKVSRTIADLAASEDIKIEHLAEAIQYRSLDREGWAG
- a CDS encoding YciI family protein, with the protein product MKKFLVIYHASAEAMAAMSQATPEQRGEAMKPWMAWKEALGDKMLDLGAPLSGGVKIKPNGSTEASKKEVTGYSMIQAKDLAAAQLLLAGHPHLQSGCDIELHEAMAM
- a CDS encoding neutral/alkaline non-lysosomal ceramidase N-terminal domain-containing protein; protein product: MIRMTLKLFAILLVLIGALAIATLTVVDRNHYEKRPFYREMDLRLDSLAEAFALQPNQDSLHIGWSRVNITPTEKVPLAGYGARDPKEMTGIHDSSFVRTVVFQKGSQKVAVVTADLLIIHPELSRAVWRGLPAGWSSDQIYFTASHTHSGQGGWAPGTVGRLFAGDFDASRVDFLTSKILQSIQEASDALEPGEIAVGELAVDDLVKNRLAKDKGIEDPWMKVIQLRKGVAKGFLVFYSAHATCFGSDFNQLSGDFPARFNLLMEADSAITFSAYGASAVGSMGPDVPGAHPAGNVEKIAEELRQQAVLFSLLGAGHRQVSALTSFRLSVPLPDPAFKISKHLALRPYLFKWAFGNYPHYVSVMVLGETLLIGMPCDFSGELAVPLYEKARALGYQLVITSFNGDYAGYVIKDEWYDLPKYEARTMSWYGPYAGQYFTEIINRIISTIDENNQTNTPDR